From a single Rhodococcus qingshengii JCM 15477 genomic region:
- a CDS encoding thioredoxin domain-containing protein, translating to MSTKSSKNKYSPEPVSSRSTYIIGGLAVLVIAALVIGGVLWTNSKNKPQNDGYGSVQSSEVAVTVQDNGVVLLGKPSAATTIDLFEDPLCPACAALEHLSGQALAAAVDNGDVAVRYHMLNFLNRASGSGDYSTRAGAALLCVAQGGDAIAYSAFHNKLFATDTQPAEGGSSDHTNDDLAQIARDAGASEDVATCISSGTNVEAAAANAAAASQALKDVGSNGTPTVVANGKIVDTGSSDWVSKLSS from the coding sequence GTGAGCACCAAGAGCAGCAAGAACAAATACTCGCCGGAACCGGTCTCGAGCCGCTCCACCTACATCATCGGTGGCCTCGCGGTGCTCGTGATCGCGGCCCTCGTCATCGGCGGTGTCTTGTGGACGAACAGCAAGAACAAGCCCCAGAACGACGGTTACGGCTCCGTGCAGAGTTCCGAAGTTGCTGTCACGGTGCAGGACAACGGAGTGGTGCTGCTCGGCAAGCCCTCCGCCGCGACAACCATTGATCTCTTCGAGGATCCGCTGTGCCCGGCCTGTGCTGCTCTCGAACACCTCAGTGGCCAGGCTCTCGCGGCCGCCGTCGACAACGGTGACGTCGCCGTGCGATACCACATGCTGAACTTCCTCAACCGGGCCTCGGGCAGCGGTGACTACTCCACACGGGCCGGCGCTGCGCTCCTGTGCGTTGCTCAGGGCGGCGACGCGATCGCGTACTCCGCATTCCACAACAAGCTTTTCGCGACCGACACGCAGCCGGCCGAGGGCGGCAGCAGCGACCACACCAACGACGACCTCGCCCAGATCGCTCGTGATGCGGGCGCATCCGAGGACGTGGCAACCTGCATCTCTTCCGGTACCAACGTCGAAGCCGCCGCGGCCAATGCCGCAGCCGCCAGCCAGGCGCTCAAGGATGTCGGGTCGAACGGGACGCCCACGGTAGTGGCGAACGGCAAGATCGTTGACACGGGCAGTAGCGACTGGGTTTCCAAGCTCTCCTCCTGA